In Thermococcus sp. 21S7, the genomic window GTCTTGAAGGTTATAAGCCTTCCTCAGAAGTGCATCGAATTGTGGGCCGGGTACAGAGGCCCGCGTTCATTCGCTCGCGCGGGTGGATGCTCCCGGCCCTGTGGGCTCGGCGTGAGCACGCTCCGCTCACGGAACCCGATACCTCGCGGAGGCGGGTTGACCGAGCCCATGAGGAGACGCATTGTCCCCTCACTGTCGGCGGTTTGTTCTATGGCCGACCACCTTAAAAACCTGAGCCTCATGCCGTCGAGATGAGTATCACTCCGAGAACCGCCAGGACGAGGCCCTCCAGTATCTTCTTGTTCGGCGGCTCCCTCAGGAGGGCTATGGCTAGGGCGGAGGCTATTATCGGGTTCACCGCGGATACAGGGGCGGCTATCTGGGAGCCCACCTGGTTTATTGAGTATACGAAGAGGTACTGGCCGAGCATTAGACCAGTAACTGCCGCGCCGATGAGAAGAAGGGCCTCCTTCAGGGTTATCCTCCTCACCTCTGCCCCGTACTTGGGCAGGAAGAGGGAGACTCCAACCGCCGCGAACATCATCCTTATCCCTGCTAGGGGAAGGACGTCTATGCTACTCGTCAGCCAGTCCATAGTCAGGATTGCAAAGCTCCATGAGAGCGGGGCGAGGAGCGCGAATACGAATCCCTTGGGATCAATCCTCTCTTCCTCCTCCGCCCGTCGGACAACCACTATGGCTGTGACGACGAGAACTGCCCCGATTATCACCTGGGGGCTTATCCTCCTGCCTAGGAAAAGGAACGCCCATAGTATGGCCCAGAGGGGGTACGTGGAGGTTATTGGGACCGTCCTTGAGACGCCCATCATCTTGAGAGCGTTGAGGTAGAAGTAATCACCGATAACGAAGCCAAAGAGACCCGAAACGAAGGCGACCGCCAGGAGGGTCGGGGAGAGCTGGGCTATCTGGGAGAAAGTGCCGTTTATCCAGAACACAACGGCGAACATCACCGCAACGGCATAGAGCCGAAATATGTTGGCAGCGACGGGGCTTTTTTCCCTCATGCCGACTTTTATCAGTATGGTGGAGGCCGCCCATGAAACGGCAGAGCCCAGCGCAGCCAGAACACCGAGGATTACGCCGTCCATGTGAGAACGGGTGGCGTTTAGCTTAAAAACTTAACGTTTCTATAAATGTCGACATGACAATATTTTTATACATCCGCGACTCTAGTTTGGGCAAATGATGACCTCGGCAGAACTGACGTCAGGATGATGACGATCTTGAGTGCTGATTAATAAAAAGAAATCAGCGGATGATAATGTTGAGCCTCCTCAGCTCTATCCTTATGCTGTACTCCTTTGAGACTTCCCGTAGAATGCGCCTTATGGTACTCTCGATGTCCCTCTTAATCTTGCTGTCCGAGACCCCCGAGAACGAACCGAAGAGTCCCCCCGTCTCCTCCCTCAGGAAGCTGGCTTCGATATCGAGCTGAATCGTCGAATCCTTGACCTCGTGGTTCATCTTGAGCCACTTAAAGGTGACTCTCGGAATCAGCTTCATCTCCGCGTGTATCCTGTTCTTCAAGGTCTCAATGGCAGGCTGGATGCGGCCCCTCAGCATGGCTTCCTCGGCTTCCTTCTTCTTTTCCTCAGTGAACGGGGCGAGTTCATCTATTCCTGCCTGCTTTAGAAGTTGCTCGACCTCCTTTTCGAGGAGCTCCTTCTTTGCTAAGACCTCCGCGGCTTTGCTGGACGTCACTACCGCCGTTTCCTTGGCAGTCTTGGAAGTGACGGCTGGCGTGAGAACCTCAACGTCAATGTTGTGCACGGTTATATATCTCTTGAGGGACCTTCCGAGCTCCCTGGCGTGTCTGGTGAGGATATCCCGGAGTATCCTTTCGACCGCCTCCTTGGTCATCCCGGCCTCCGCAACCATCGAGAGGTTTACCTCAAACTCCCTTCTTCCCTTCACGTCGAAGTAGGCCTTCTTGACTTTGATTCCCGTGCTCTCAACTTCCGTGATGACCGTTCTGGCGTACGCGCTGAAGTATGGCCACACGTCCTCCAGAACCGCGAGGCTTATCTTGCCGTCCTTCGTCACGTTGCCGGTCTTCTTTTTGTCCCTGTTAACGATTTCCTGGGGCTTCACTTCCTGGCCGTCTATGACTATGCTGACGTCCTTGACTATCGGTTTAACCTCCGCCTCCCTCAGGAGAACCGGCGCGTACTTGCTGACCGCGTGGAGCATCCTCTTCTCTGCTATCTCTATGTCCCTGGCACCGCCATCGGAGTTTCCGTAGATGTGGACGTTGAGGTAGACCACGCCCTCGCCAACGTTTGCATCGAACTCTATCCTGCTGATGGTTAGCCCCTTGATCCTTTTGGCCTCCTTGAGCAGGTCTTCGGCGTAGACCTGGAACGCCTTCTCCGGAACGCTTCCTCCGTTAAGGTTGACAACAACCTCCGGCTTTCCGGCGGGGGCCGGCTTCTCCTTCACGGGCGCCGGAGCGGTTTTTGGTTCCTCAGGTATTGCCTCCGGTTTCTCCTCAACGGTCTCTTCGACCTTCTCTTCCGCCTTTACCTTTTCGACAACAGGGAGCGTCGCTGGAACCTCGCTCTTGGCCACCGTTGCGGTTGTCGTTGCCTTCATCTCCTCCGTCTTTGCGGGCGGTCCTTCCCCTGTCGTTTCAAGGAGTTCCTTCAGCGGTGTCTTCGGGGTCCGGACGTAAACATCAACGTTATCCGCTATGGAGAGCTTGATTTCCAGCTCATCAAGGTCATAAACGTCAACGACCATGGGTTTACCGATGAGTGACTTCAACACGCTGATGGCTTCTTCCCCGTTAAGGTCCTGCTTCTTGTCCACAATGAGGCACTCAGCGGCCAGAACTTTGGACCTGTCGAGGAGTACGGTAAAGTAGTACTTACCGCCCGAATCCTTGGCGAATATCTTTAGAAACGCCCCGTTGCCCTTCGAGATAATCTCTTCAACGAGAGCCCTCAGCTCCCCCGCCGAGGTCACTACCACGTTCTCCATGAGCGGTTGCTTGTCCGGCAGCTGCATTCTCATCACCATTAGCTATATATATCCTTTTCATCAAAGAAATCCCGAAAGGAATCACCGTCTTAGTATATCGGCGCTTGTATTTAAACATTATTGTGCAAAAGGGTGAGAAACATGCGGGTGCTCATACTCGGAGGTGGCGCAATCGGCCGTTCGGTGGCAGACTCCCTCAGAGGGGAGTTTGAGGTTATAATCATCGAGAAGAATCAACTCCGTGCAAAGGCCCTTGAAGACAGCGGTTTTCAGGTTGTTCAAGGTGATTTTTCCTACACCGCGACCCTGCTGAAGGCGGGTATTGACAAGGCCGAGCTTGTTATAATTGCCACGATGGACGTTGACACCATAAAGAAGACCGTCTACGTTATAAGAACCAACAATAAGGAGGTTCCCATTCTAACGGTTCTCCCCGATGAGGTAAGCCTCGATGACCTCGTCTCGCAGATAAACGAGGAGTTTGAGGCCGATGTCAAGGTTGACTACGCGATTTCTCCGAGGAGCGCCCTTAAGGATGCTATGGTAAAGACCGTTATGATGCTTGGAGAAAAGAAGAACGCCAACCTTCTAGTGAGAAAGCTCAAGGAGCTTAAGTCCAAGAACGACTCCCTCCTCATCGTCATGCACGACAATCCCGACCCAGATGCCATAGCCAGCGCAACTGCCCTCAGCGTCATAGCGCAGGCCCTTGGTTTTAGAACCCAGATCGTCTACGGGGGAGACGTAACCCACCACGAGAACAGGGCCTTCGTCAACCTCCTCGGCGTTGACATAAGGAAGATTTCTCGCGGCTCCTACGAGCTCAAGCGCTACCCGGTGATAGCCCTCGTGGACTGCCAGCCCAACGGGAACCTGACGGTACTGGAAGGCAGCGACTACGAGAAAATAAAAATACTCATTGATCACCACCAGATACTTCAGCACCTGCAGGATCTCCTGCCGAAGGATGCGTTTCTTGACATACGGCCCGAGGTGAATTCTTCATCCGCCATACTGGCCGAATACCTCCGCACCCTCAACATATCAGTCACACCGGTTCTCGGAACGGCCCTCTTCTACGGCATCTACATAGACACCAAGAAGTTCTCCAAGCTGAGCCACGTTGACCTCAAGGCCATCGAGTTCCTGGCGGGCAAGGTTGACTACGAACTCCTTGACAAGATAGAGCACCCCGACATAAGCACTGAGACGGCCGAGATACTGGCCAAGGCCATAATGAACCGCCGCATATACAAGAACGTCGTCGTCAGCAACGTCGGCTTCATCACGAACCGCGACGCCATAGCCGAGTCTGCTGACTTCCTCCTCCGGCTGGAGGGCATAACGACGGTTCTGGTGTTTGGAATCGTTGACGATAGGATAGAGATATCCGCGAGAACCCGTGATGTCAGGGTCAACATCGGAACAGTTCTCAGGGAGGCGTTCGGCGACATAGGCAGCGGCGGAGGACACGCGCAATCCGGCGGCGCCAGAATCCCGCTTGGAATCTTCAAGCTCGCGAAGGACAAGAGCTCGCTGCTGAGACTGGCGGAGGAGGCCATAACAGAAAAGTTCCTTGAGGCTTTAAAAGTTAAAGAGGGTTGATCATTCTTCCCTGGCCTTTACCAGTATTATATCCCCAATAGCGGTGACCCTGTCGTAGGGCACGCCCACCTTCTCCCCGGGAAGTCCCAGGGCGAGTATCTTGGCATGTCCCCTGTCAATCTCGATCAGTATCTCGTCAACGTAGCCGATGTAGTAGCCCTTGGTGTTGTATATCTGCTTTCCGTAGAGCCTTGAGAGGCGCATCACCATTTTAATCACCGGATTAGGTTATTGGTGAACGTATTTAAACGTTACCTCCTTGGAATGTTTCTGGCCGCAGTGAAGGCCCACCTTCCGAAGACCGCGAAGAACGCCAGTATCGCCCCCATGACCCCGAGGGTGAACAGGCCGACGACGGCCCCCTCCGTCCCCTGAAGCGGCTGATAGCCCTTGAATGTCAGCATGGCGACTGCAAAGCCGCCGAAGTACGTCAAGGGTACGAGGAACATGTCGAAGAATCCACCGGCGCCGACGAGTATCATGGCCGCCATCACGACGGCGAGGAACGCGTACACATCGTTGGACGCCACCGGTTTCACCATCCACAGCCCGGCGAGGAGGGACGTGACGGCGAAGCCCAGCGGAAAAGCGTACGCCGATGCTCTGCTCTCGATGGGGTATCTCACCCCGAGAAGGGCGCCTAGGAGCATGCCCGCATATATCAGGTACACGAGGTTTTCGTTTCCCCCGCGGGAGTAGGCAGCAACCGCCATTATGAACCCGAGGAAGGAGCCAACCCCCGCCCAGGTGAGGACTGACTTCCAGTTCATCCTTTCACGACCCTGATAGTTATCCTGTCTCCGTCCCTCAGTCCAAGGGCTTCCCTCAGACAGACCGGGGCAACTATCTCGGCTATCCTGGGGGGGTGGACCGTCCGTGATGGAATTACTATCGCTCCCTCAACGTCACCCATCTGAACACGATAGGCTTTGACGTCACCGAAGGTCCTCCCCTCCTTCACGAAACCCGGAAGGATTACGGGTCTAACGCCGCAGAAAGCATCGAACACGGTCTTTGGAAACAGCACCCTGACGTTGAGCGTTCCGGGGTACGGCTCGAATCCCAGGTACTCCCTTATCAGATGGGCGTACTGCCTAACGTAGTACGCGCCCTCGCCTATTCCAGAGATTACCTCGCCGATTATTATGCCGTTGTAAAGGGCCTCCGAAATGGCATCGCAGAGACTCTCAAGGAAGGTCAGGCCCTCGTGGCTGATCTCCACGTACGTTTTCCTCCCGATTACCTCCTTTTCCACGAGCCCCTCTTCCTCCATTTCCTCCAGGAGCCTGAGAACCGACTGGGGAGAGATTCCCAGCTCGTTGGCAAGTTCCCTAAGGGTGATTTTTATCTTTTTTCCAAGCGCTCCCTTTCTGGCGAGCAGTATGAGCATTTCTATCCTCTTCATAGGCCTCCCCTCTTCGATAGCCTGTCGGCGAGCCTGAGCGGCTTTGGATAGCCTCCCTCAAGCAGGGGCTCGATGAGCCTCACCGCAGATTCTAAATCGAGTAAATGGCCGACGCTTACATAAGCTTTTCCCACCTTTCGGAAGTCTTTCTCCGAGACCCCCAGCAGGGGCCTCTTGGCGACCCCTACCACGGGCTTTCCGATAAGCAGACCGATGTGGCAGGCCAGTCCGTATCCCCTGGGATGCGCCTTTCCGTGCCCTTCCACCAGGAGGAGGTCGAATTCCTCCCCTCTGAGGGCCAGCAGGACGGGTCGGGTCTCGCGCAGGAAAAAGAAGGTGGGTATGTAGGGGAAAGGAACCTCAGTTTCAATGACCCTCGTCCTCAAAACTTCGCAGTCTGGGTAAGAACAGAGAACGAAGGCCGCCCTGGCACCCTCCCCTCGGTAGGCAACATCGACCGCCGCGACGGTTTTTACATCCTCCAGTCTGAGCGGTCTTTCCTCTATCCTCGATGCCAGCTTTTCTTGGACTCGTTCGATTTTCCTGAGTTTTCCCTTGAATTCATTAATCACATAATCACCGAATTATGTAATTGTATCATTATTTGTCGGCAATCGCGGTCTCCAGCTTCTCTTCCAGCTTCCTGCTCAGCTTTGCCCTCGTCAAATCCTCAAGGGTTCTCTCAAGGATGTGCCTGGCCTGATCCTGCTTGCCCCTGATGTTCACGAGCCCCTTTGGATACTCAAGCGTCATGAGTTCCTCGTAGATAGCCTCCATGAAACGGTAGACCTCCTCGGCGCCCTCCATATCTCCCTCCAGGAGCAGTATCAGGAAGCGCCTCCGCAGCTCTCCGATGAAGTCGCCTATCCCCAGAGCGTAGTCCGCATGCGGAACCCCCAGCTCGGAGGGGGAGGGGAACCTCCCGTCCGTAATGTATGCAAAGAACAGGCTGGCCTCAACGAACTCCTGATGGGCGCTCTGGACGTAGCCCGTGAAGTATATGTCTGGATGCTCCATGAGCTTTTTCCTCAGGCTCTTTACCTTCTCGCCGGCAAGTTTGAGGCGATGGGAGGCTTTATCGGCTTCGCCGCGATGGAGGGCCTTTATGGCATCCCCGCTCAGGCGAACTATCTCCCTCGTTAGTCTCAGCGCTTCCTCCCTCAGCGCGTCCTTCTCATCCAGCACTGTTCTTATCTCCTCTATGATGGTCTTCAGCTCCATGCCCTCACCGGGGAATGTTAGGAAGAACCGGTTAAAAATGTGGGCCTGGCCATCCCCCACCATCATCGGCAGCCGACGGCACCCTCCGGTGGTCCGGAGACCAGGCCCTGTCCGCCCGGCATCGTCGCACCCCTTCACCGCCGCCCGAACGCTCCGGGGCCCGGGCCACCGGGCGTCGTCGGATGCCGTATGGAGAATTTTCGGGAAAAATTTTAAGGATTTTGGCGTTGATAACCCACGGGAATATTCGGCTCCCGAATTCATGCCGAAAAATATATAAACTGATGAACAGAGCCGTCCATACAGGCCTTGAGGGGTGACGATCATGGCTGAGAAGGTTAGGAACATAGTTGTTGAGGAACTCATGAGGACTCCGGTTGAGATGCAGAAGGTTGAGCTCGTCGAGAGGAAGGGAATCGGCCACCCGGACAGCATTGCCGACGGCATAGCCGAAGCCGTCAGCAGGGCGCTCAGCAGGGAGTACATCAAGAGGTACGGCATCATACTCCACCACAACACCGACCAGGTCGAGGTCGTCGGTGGAAGGGCCTACCCGAAGTTTGGGGGCGGTGAGGTCATCAAGCCGATATACATCCTCCTCTCCGGAAGGGCCGTCGAGATGGTTGATAGGGAGTTCTTCCCCGTTCACGAGGTTGCCATAACGGCGGCGAAGGACTATCTCAGGAAGGCGGTTAGACACCTCGACATCGAGAACCACGTCGTCATTGACTCCCGCATAGGCCAGGGAAGCGTTGACCTCGTTGGAGTCTTCAACAAGGCCAAGGAGAACCCGATTCCGCTCGCCAACGACACCAGCTTTGGAGTCGGCTACGCCCCCCTCAGCGAGACGGAGAGGATAGTCCTCGAAACCGAGAGGCTCCTCAACAGCGACGAGTTTAAGAGGAAGTACCCGGCGGTCGGTGAGGACATCAAGGTTATGGGTCTCAGGAAGGGCAATGAGATAGACATCACCATCGCGGCCGCCATGGTGGACAGCGAGGTTGCCAACCCGGACGAGTACATGGCAGTGAAGGAGGCCATCTACGAGGCCGCCAAGGGCGTCGCCGAGGCCCACACCGAGAGGAAGGTCAACATCTACGTCAACACCGCCGACGACCCGGAGAAGGGCATCTACTACATAACCGTCACTGGAACCAGTGCGGAAGCTGGAGACGACGGTAGCGTTGGTAGGGGCAACCGCGTCAACGGCCTCATCACCCCGAACAGACACATGAGCATGGAGGCCGCCGCTGGAAAGAACCCGGTCAGCCACGTTGGAAAGATTTACAACCTCCTCTCGATGCTCATCGCCAACGACATCGCCGAGCAGGTTGAGGGCGTCGAGGAGGTCTACGTCAGGATACTCAGCCAGATAGGCAAGCCCATCGACGAGCCGCTCGTCGCGAGCGTTCAGGTTATCCCGAAGAAGGGATACCACCTTGAGACCATTCAGAAGCCGGCCTACGAGATAGCGGATGCATGGCTCGCGGACATAACGAAGATACAGAAGATGATACTGGAGGACAAGCTCAGCGTCTTCTGAGCTTCTCCCCTCTTTTAAAAATCTTTGAAAAACTCAGACTGCAGTGTAGCCGTTCTGCTTGAGAACCCTGACGAGCCTCGCCTCTTCGAGGGCAAGGGCGACCTTTTCCTTCTTGACCTTGGCGAGTTTCTTGGCGGCCTCCTTCTTCTGACGGGTCACCCTTATGAGTTTGGCCTCCTCAAGCATGAGGAGCTCCTTCTGCTTCTTCACAACGTGCAACTTCCTCTGGAGTAATTTTAACCTCTCCATTTCGTGTCACCTGTGTCTATATAGAAACTATAGTCCTTAAAAGGTTTTCGCTGAATGCTACATCAGTATTCGACAATTGACGGAAGACAAGGATATAAGCCCATGCGCGTACCAGTTCCGGTGGATGGAATGATAATCGCGGTGAGCGGTACCCCCGGCGTTGGCAAAACCACGGTCTCCAGAATCCTGAGCGAAAGGCTCGGCTACGAATACGTAAGCATAAAGGACTTCGCCCTAGCGAGGGGCATCGGGGAGAGGGTGGGGGACGAAATCGAGATAGACGTTGATGAGCTCTCCCGCGCCGTTGGGGAGGAGTTCTCCGGGAGGGACGTTGTGATAGACGGTCATCTGAGTCACCTGGTTCCTGCCGACGTTGTCGTCGTTCTCCGCCTGCACCCAAGGATAGTTGCCGAAAGGCT contains:
- a CDS encoding DMT family transporter — its product is MDGVILGVLAALGSAVSWAASTILIKVGMREKSPVAANIFRLYAVAVMFAVVFWINGTFSQIAQLSPTLLAVAFVSGLFGFVIGDYFYLNALKMMGVSRTVPITSTYPLWAILWAFLFLGRRISPQVIIGAVLVVTAIVVVRRAEEEERIDPKGFVFALLAPLSWSFAILTMDWLTSSIDVLPLAGIRMMFAAVGVSLFLPKYGAEVRRITLKEALLLIGAAVTGLMLGQYLFVYSINQVGSQIAAPVSAVNPIIASALAIALLREPPNKKILEGLVLAVLGVILISTA
- a CDS encoding DHH family phosphoesterase, which encodes MRVLILGGGAIGRSVADSLRGEFEVIIIEKNQLRAKALEDSGFQVVQGDFSYTATLLKAGIDKAELVIIATMDVDTIKKTVYVIRTNNKEVPILTVLPDEVSLDDLVSQINEEFEADVKVDYAISPRSALKDAMVKTVMMLGEKKNANLLVRKLKELKSKNDSLLIVMHDNPDPDAIASATALSVIAQALGFRTQIVYGGDVTHHENRAFVNLLGVDIRKISRGSYELKRYPVIALVDCQPNGNLTVLEGSDYEKIKILIDHHQILQHLQDLLPKDAFLDIRPEVNSSSAILAEYLRTLNISVTPVLGTALFYGIYIDTKKFSKLSHVDLKAIEFLAGKVDYELLDKIEHPDISTETAEILAKAIMNRRIYKNVVVSNVGFITNRDAIAESADFLLRLEGITTVLVFGIVDDRIEISARTRDVRVNIGTVLREAFGDIGSGGGHAQSGGARIPLGIFKLAKDKSSLLRLAEEAITEKFLEALKVKEG
- a CDS encoding PRC-barrel domain-containing protein, with protein sequence MVMRLSRLYGKQIYNTKGYYIGYVDEILIEIDRGHAKILALGLPGEKVGVPYDRVTAIGDIILVKAREE
- a CDS encoding DUF120 domain-containing protein codes for the protein MKRIEMLILLARKGALGKKIKITLRELANELGISPQSVLRLLEEMEEEGLVEKEVIGRKTYVEISHEGLTFLESLCDAISEALYNGIIIGEVISGIGEGAYYVRQYAHLIREYLGFEPYPGTLNVRVLFPKTVFDAFCGVRPVILPGFVKEGRTFGDVKAYRVQMGDVEGAIVIPSRTVHPPRIAEIVAPVCLREALGLRDGDRITIRVVKG
- a CDS encoding endonuclease V → MINEFKGKLRKIERVQEKLASRIEERPLRLEDVKTVAAVDVAYRGEGARAAFVLCSYPDCEVLRTRVIETEVPFPYIPTFFFLRETRPVLLALRGEEFDLLLVEGHGKAHPRGYGLACHIGLLIGKPVVGVAKRPLLGVSEKDFRKVGKAYVSVGHLLDLESAVRLIEPLLEGGYPKPLRLADRLSKRGGL
- a CDS encoding haloacid dehalogenase, which produces MELKTIIEEIRTVLDEKDALREEALRLTREIVRLSGDAIKALHRGEADKASHRLKLAGEKVKSLRKKLMEHPDIYFTGYVQSAHQEFVEASLFFAYITDGRFPSPSELGVPHADYALGIGDFIGELRRRFLILLLEGDMEGAEEVYRFMEAIYEELMTLEYPKGLVNIRGKQDQARHILERTLEDLTRAKLSRKLEEKLETAIADK
- a CDS encoding methionine adenosyltransferase; the protein is MAEKVRNIVVEELMRTPVEMQKVELVERKGIGHPDSIADGIAEAVSRALSREYIKRYGIILHHNTDQVEVVGGRAYPKFGGGEVIKPIYILLSGRAVEMVDREFFPVHEVAITAAKDYLRKAVRHLDIENHVVIDSRIGQGSVDLVGVFNKAKENPIPLANDTSFGVGYAPLSETERIVLETERLLNSDEFKRKYPAVGEDIKVMGLRKGNEIDITIAAAMVDSEVANPDEYMAVKEAIYEAAKGVAEAHTERKVNIYVNTADDPEKGIYYITVTGTSAEAGDDGSVGRGNRVNGLITPNRHMSMEAAAGKNPVSHVGKIYNLLSMLIANDIAEQVEGVEEVYVRILSQIGKPIDEPLVASVQVIPKKGYHLETIQKPAYEIADAWLADITKIQKMILEDKLSVF
- a CDS encoding adenylate kinase family protein, with translation MIIAVSGTPGVGKTTVSRILSERLGYEYVSIKDFALARGIGERVGDEIEIDVDELSRAVGEEFSGRDVVIDGHLSHLVPADVVVVLRLHPRIVAERLESRGYPRKKLAENVEAELVDVILIEALEEKENVIEVDTTGKTPDEVADEILSLLNGGVRKRVGMVDWSDAYDEVLPYLNLGGEAVWKYLR